Proteins from a genomic interval of Sesamum indicum cultivar Zhongzhi No. 13 unplaced genomic scaffold, S_indicum_v1.0 scaffold00164, whole genome shotgun sequence:
- the LOC105179456 gene encoding pollen allergen Che a 1-like, whose translation MTRLTIVLAGALCLLSLAQVANSEKAKFIVRGDVYCDYCRATFVTQFSKRMPGAEVKLVCRDDFDKDNITFRMTGIVTDDKGEYTIEVEDDHKGETCEVTLVKSSMHDCAEIVKDGLGRKPAADVVLTNTNFYHGKFRNASSLTFSPKKRAPECIELKKEIEEDPIPLPDH comes from the exons ATGACAAGACTCACAATCGTTTTAGCTGGAGCTCTCTGCCTCCTCTCTCTCGCTCAAGTCGCCAATTCCGAGAAGGCTAAATTCATCGTCAGGGGAGATGTGTACTGTGATTATTGTCGTGCCACTTTCGTCACTCAATTCAGCAAGCGTATGCCAG gagcGGAAGTGAAGTTGGTATGCAGAGATGATTTTGACAaagataatattacatttcgCATGACTGGGATTGTAACCGACGACAAGGGAGAGTACACAATAGAAGTGGAAGATGATCATAAAGGTGAAACCTGTGAGGTCACATTGGTGAAGAGTAGCATGCATGACTGCGCTGAGATTGTAAAAGACGGTTTGGGAAGAAAACCGGCAGCTGATGTTGTCCTCACCAACACAAATTTCTACCATGGTAAGTTCCGTAATGCCAGTTCACTGACATTCTCCCCCAAGAAAAGGGCACCTGAATGCATTGAACTCAAAAAGGAGATCGAAGAAGACCCCATCCCCTTGCCTGATCATTAA
- the LOC110011275 gene encoding olee1-like protein: protein MTRRAIVVAGALCLRSLAQVTNSKKTKFIVREDVYCDYCRATFITYFSNRMPGAEVKLVCRDDFDKDNVTLRMTGIVTDDKGEYTIDVEDDHNSETCEVTLVKSSMHDCAEIVKDGLGRKPAADVILTTTDYYHDKFRNASSLTFSPKKRAPECIELKKEIEEDPIPLPSH, encoded by the exons ATGACAAGACGTGCAATCGTCGTAGCTGGAGCTCTCTGCCTCCGCTCTCTCGCTCAAGTCACCAATTCCAAGAAGACTAAATTCATCGTCAGGGAAGATGTGTACTGTGATTATTGTCGTGCCACTTTCATCACTTATTTCAGCAATCGTATGCCAG GAGCGGAAGTGAAGTTGGTATGCAGAGATGATTTTGACAAAGATAATGTTACATTACGCATGACTGGGATTGTAACCGACGACAAGGGAGAGTACACAATAGATGTGGAAGATGATCATAACAGTGAAACCTGTGAGGTGACATTGGTGAAGAGTAGTATGCATGACTGTGCTGAGATTGTAAAAGACGGTTTGGGAAGAAAACCGGCAGCTGATGTTATCCTCACCACCACAGATTACTACCATGATAAGTTCCGTAATGCCAGTTCACTGACATTCTCCCCCAAGAAAAGGGCAC CTGAATGCATTGAACTCAAAAAGGAGATCGAAGAAGACCCCATCCCCTTGCCTAGTCATTAA